The following are encoded together in the Anopheles nili chromosome 3, idAnoNiliSN_F5_01, whole genome shotgun sequence genome:
- the LOC128725751 gene encoding zinc finger protein OZF-like, translated as MDYNISRLCRVCLEEGVFTSIFSTELVPMPPANMLVMCANIKVSREDGLPSTICNNCMYRLGVAFHLKQQCENSDLRLRQYMNGGSAMAYSYTLEKETMTDDSWLLSGADHKGDDHKSSEKKSNSRKRYRPKLPEERKKRGPKPMPKIPQTCYQCHKTFKCAAQLQMHLRTHSGEKPFACNVCPRRFAQKHNLAIHIRTHTGERPYQCEICSKQFSALGNFQAHKKIHTNERDHVCPSCNKGFITSGDLTRHMISHSGIKNYHCDICAKSFSRNRDMMAHKRKMHLNECSTESYKCHECHKVFATLNNLNGHMRVHATDANSVVDPVGALMPSQQQHQPHVPAPIALAPHGLGPGSLGVGLGMLPYPASHPTHPPPPPAQVAYHSQMHPSQRLHPY; from the exons ATGGACTATAATATAAGCAGATTGTGTAGAGTATGTTTGGAGGAAGGAGTGTTCACGTCAATATTCAGCACAGAACTGGTACCGATGCCACCAGCAAATATGCTCGTAATGTGTGCCAATATTAAG GTGTCGAGAGAAGATGGTCTTCCCAGCACGATCTGCAATAACTGCATGTACCGCCTCGGGGTAGCGTTTCATTTGAAGCAACAATGTGAGAACTCTGACTTGAGATTGCGGCAATACATGAACGGTGGCTCTGCGATGGCGTACAGCTACACactggaaaaggaaacgatgaCGGACGATTCCTGGCTCCTCTCTGGAGCGGATCATAAAGGTGATGATCATAAGTCTTCTGAAAA GAAGTCAAATAGCAGAAAACGATACAGACCCAAGCTGCCAGAAGAACGAAAGAAGCGAGGTCCAAAACCGATGCCGAAAATCCCTCAAACATGCTACCAGTGtcacaaaacattcaaatgtGCCGCTCAACTACAAATGCATTTACG GACTCACTCAGGAGAGAAACCGTTCGCGTGCAACGTTTGTCCTCGCCGATTCGCCCAAAAGCACAACCTCGCCATTCACATCCGCACTCATACCGGTGAACGACCCTACCAGTGCGAAATCTGCAGCAAGCAGTTTTCGGCGCTGGGAAACTTTCAGgcgcacaaaaaaatccacaccaaCGAGCGAGACCACGTGTGTCCTTCCTGTAACAAAGGTTTCATCACATCCGGCGACCTAACGCGACATATGATCTCCCACTCGGGCATCAAAAACTACCACTGTGATATATGCGCTAAGAGCTTCAGTCGTAACCGCGATATGATGGCTCACAAGCGTAAGATGCATCTGAACGAGTGCTCCACTGAGAGCTACAAATGCCACGAGTGCCACAAAGTGTTTGCAACACTGAACAACCTAAACGGCCACATGAGAGTGCATGCAACGGATGCTAACTCCGTGGTGGATCCGGTCGGTGCTCTTATGCcttcgcagcaacagcatcaaccTCACGTACCCGCACCGATCGCACTAGCACCACATGGACTGGGACCGGGTTCGCTGGGTGTTGGATTGGGAATGTTGCCGTATCCAGCGTCCCATCCAACGcatccaccgccaccaccagctcaGGTAGCCTACCACAGCCAAATGCACCCATCGCAGCGATTGCATCCGTACTGA
- the LOC128727867 gene encoding calmodulin-lysine N-methyltransferase, which produces MRPVGQDEEREPDSPAANDRWCWRRHEDDINWKMSTQQQVTPTDRPARDGDGGPEAPADRDATPVAVDGENNPIKSLRRQRRHCDTAGTLLVASTASITGPTMPIACDIERPVARLRRIAAIGSDDEDDEDDEDDGDGDVQSTPTDRETDGEGINSPGHDTTNNNHGLTSRFSEASESVSLEVGTFGGDGTLEQKHNSTVNARRRWKLLARALRHDSSEDDQFAKFNLIEADRAGDEKDDNVYVYRLYDRYRLKIRLIGPERPWTASELIGFNNTGNICVWPSEEALAYYVLSRLPQFDGTKVLELGGGMTCLAGLVLAKYGQPAFVHVTDGNELSVENVRKSLVLNKFNCTIKSSVLKWEQTTQRELDQSQSERYHFILSADCLFFDESRSLLIDTIWHSLADEGVALITAPRRGHTLSLFLNECVARGFHYELLQCYNEAIWARHLELKQTEGYDENVHYPLLVKMYKYAQGSVLHRL; this is translated from the coding sequence ATGCGCCCGGTCGGGCAGGATGAAGAACGCGAACCGGACTCACCAGCAGCCAACGACCGGTGGTGCTGGCGACGGCACGAAGATGACATAAATTGGAAAATGTCAACTCAGCAACAGGTGACACCAACCGATCGGCCGGCAAGggatggcgatggtggccccGAAGCGCCAGCAGATCGAGACGCCACCCCGGTGGCCGTTGATGGCGAGAATAATCCAATTAAATCGTTGCGACGCCAACGACGCCACTGTGATACTGCTGGGACGCTGCTGGTCGCTAGTACCGCATCAATCACCGGCCCTACAATGCCGATTGCCTGCGACATCGAGCGACCGGTGGCACGCCTGCGACGAATAGCGGCCATTGGATctgacgacgaggacgacgaagacgacgaggacgatggcgatggtgacgTACAAAGCACCCCAACCGACCGGGAAACCGATGGCGAGGGTATAAATAGTCCTGGGCATGATAcgaccaacaacaaccacgGGCTCACTAGCCGATTTTCTGAGGCTTCCGAGTCGGTATCCCTCGAGGTCGGTACATTCGGTGGTGATGGAACGTTGGAGCAGAAGCACAATAGCACCGTGAATGCTCGTCGTCGATGGAAACTGCTGGCTCGAGCACTTCGGCATGATTCGAGCGAGGATGATCAATTCGCAAAGTTCAACCTGATCGAGGCCGATCGAGCTGGTGATGAGAAGGATGACAACGTGTACGTTTACCGGTTGTACGATCGCTACCGGTTGAAGATCAGGTTGATCGGTCCCGAACGACCCTGGACGGCGAGTGAGCTGATCGGGTTTAACAACACGGGCAACATCTGCGTGTGGCCATCAGAGGAGGCACTCGCGTACTACGTGCTGTCACGTTTGCCACAGTTCGATGGAACGAAGGTGCTTGAGCTGGGTGGAGGCATGACCTGTCTGGCAGGACTCGTCCTGGCAAAGTATGGCCAGCCCGCTTTCGTGCACGTGACCGATGGGAACGAGCTGTCGGTGGAGAACGTCCGCAAGTCGTTGGTTCTGAACAAGTTCAACTGTACGATCAAGTCGTCGGTATTGAAGTGGGAACAAACGACCCAACGTGAGCTGGATCAGAGTCAGAGTGAACGTTACCACTTCATCCTGTCGGCGGATTGCCTGTTCTTTGACGAATCCCGATCGCTGCTGATCGACACGATCTGGCACTCGCTGGCGGATGAAGGAGTCGCGTTGATCACGGCACCACGCCGTGGCCATACGTTGAGTTTGTTCCTGAACGAATGTGTCGCTCGGGGTTTTCACTACGAGCTGCTGCAGTGCTACAATGAGGCGATCTGGGCCCGGCATCTCGAGCTAAAGCAGACGGAAGGTTACGATGAAAACGTCCACTATCCGTTGCTCGTGAAGATGTACAAATACGCGCAGGGTTCGGTATTACACCGGTTGTAG